Proteins encoded in a region of the Cytobacillus luteolus genome:
- a CDS encoding OsmC family protein — protein sequence MEFKMKEVGFTTQFEYGELHIAGDETHGFRPFQLMVSSIAVCSGGVLRKILEKKRMVIHDITIQADVVRNEQEANRLEKIHIHYLISGEDLQEHKIEQAIELANKNCPMAQSVKDSIEIVETFELK from the coding sequence ATGGAATTTAAAATGAAAGAGGTAGGCTTTACAACACAGTTTGAATACGGAGAATTACATATTGCAGGAGACGAAACTCATGGTTTCAGACCTTTTCAACTAATGGTTTCCTCCATTGCGGTTTGTAGTGGTGGTGTTCTTAGAAAGATCCTCGAGAAGAAAAGAATGGTTATTCATGATATTACCATTCAAGCAGATGTTGTTCGAAATGAACAAGAGGCAAATCGTTTGGAGAAAATACACATTCATTACTTAATTTCTGGGGAAGATTTGCAAGAGCACAAAATTGAACAAGCTATCGAATTAGCAAATAAAAACTGTCCAATGGCTCAATCAGTCAAAGACAGTATCGAAATTGTTGAAACATTTGAGCTTAAGTAA